The following are encoded together in the Girardinichthys multiradiatus isolate DD_20200921_A chromosome X, DD_fGirMul_XY1, whole genome shotgun sequence genome:
- the LOC124863157 gene encoding mitochondrial import inner membrane translocase subunit Tim29-like encodes MSSVRTARRMFCAAAQTAAAAGSSSRWERLKSSKAGVWCRSLLSDYKEACREMVVSAWERPVKTSVYVTLLGGAWACFHVKPDQSSFEAALLERSTQLGLLSPWIRNGFSDGHVQNLVKLRNDDRLRYASLGLLCVVYQANYDPDTMLYEARCSNLSMPWRELPQRVLDIGFIGCWWILDSKMKDYDVNKDEYKHLPAYMQATSPPGPQEVERNERLHRDSWLPLTMEDKEEETTVVDRMENCWIQLEHWISSLKKKLLF; translated from the exons ATGTCTTCTGTGCGGACAGCCAGGAGGATGTTCTGTGCTGCGGCACAAACAGCAGCTGCTGCGGGTTCAAGCAGCCGCTGGGAGAGGCTGAAGAGCAGCAAAGCGG GTGTGTGGTGTCGCAGCCTGCTGTCCGACTATAAGGAAGCATGCAGGGAGATGGTTGTCAGTGCTTGGGAACGGCCAGTAAAAACCTCCGTATACGTGACTCTGCTGGGTGGGGCCTGGGCCTGTTTTCACGTAAAACCTGACCAGTCATCTTTTGAGGCTGCCTTGCTGGAGCGCTCCACCCAATTGGGCCTTCTGTCCCCTTGGATCCGTAATGGCTTCTCTGATGGCCATGTTCAAAACCTGGTGAAACTTCGTAATGACGATCGGCTCCGCTATGCCAGCCTGGGACTTCTCTGTGTGGTTTACCAGGCTAACTACGACCCTGACACCATGCTGTATGAAGCCCGGTGCTCCAACTTGTCAATGCCCTGGAGAGAGCTTCCTCAGCGGGTGCTGGACATCGGCTTCATTGGCTGCTGGTGGATACTGGACTCAAAGATGAAGGACTATGATGTCAATAAGGATGAATACAAACACCTCCCGGCGTACATGCAGGCAACCTCACCCCCTGGCCCTCAGGAGGTGGAGAGGAATGAGAGGTTACACAGGGATTCCTGGTTACCGCTGACGATGGAGGACAAGGAGGAAGAAACAACTGTTGTGGACAGAATGGAGAAT tGTTGGATTCAACTTGAACACTGGATTTCCAGCCTGAAAAAGAAACTTCTattttag